The DNA sequence AACTACGGGTAGATTCGATTAGCTTGGGCCTGCTTTTGTTAACGCATCAGGACATTTCTGATTGAAGGTGGTCTCAGTGGTACACAAAAAGTCTACCATGTAGTCCTAGACACAGTGTTAAAAATAAGGCTGTAGTTGGTATGTTCCTTTTTTAATACgtacttttaaataatttatccCACACTACTCTGTCTTAGTAGTAGTTTAATATTCCTGTTAGAGCTAGAGGTTTGATTCCTACTGGGGCCACAGATGGTGAAGATCAATGCATTTATTGTACCATAATGTGCTTTGGATGGAAGTATCCACGCATTCCATATATTTGCAGAGCATTATAGAGCACCATATAGTCTagctatataaaaaaaaacaaaaacacacaagtgcTGTAACATAGTGTGTGGTATATTGTTTTTAACAGAGGGCTCAGGCCAGCCCCAGCTTAGCCGAATGTTTCAGGATGTTCCGAAGCGGAGAGCCCTCTCCAATACAGCTTCACACACAGGTCTGTCCCCTTCACACACAGAGATTCTAGCACGTTCTGTCTGTGTGGCATGTTTGTGTCGGGGTGAACTGTATCTatggtgtgcgtgtgtgtgtgtgtgtgtgtgtgtggcgtttATTAATTTGCGGGCAAGCACGCAGATATAAATGTGCCTTGAAGGTAACCGCACAGTTACAGTGACTTGCGTCAAAGGAAAAGCCAGCATGTTTATTTAGGGAACGTTTACTGTATGAACCCTGtagcatgtgtgcatgtgtgagctCCAAAGGGACCAGAGAAATTATGACAGTCCCTTCAGTGTAGTTGCCTTGTAGCTCAGTGTTgggaatgttgttttttgtgctgTGCTATGGTGTAATTATCTGATGTCCTTTATAGGCTCCGTTATTGTTCTCTTTACCTGCTCTGCTTTTTAATCTGACGAAATATTTCATctcctccctttccctctttctctccttccagGTAACATTACTGCCCGTGTCCGCACCCCAGAGGCAGGTTCAGATGAGGCTATCAAGTCCATTCTGGAGCAGGCCAAAAGAGAGCTGCAGGTGCAGAAAGCTGGTGAGTGTAAATCTCTCATCTCCAAGGGGACTCAAGGCTGTGAAGATGATGTAttgtggctgtgtgtttgtcGGTGTCTCTCATGACGGccctttttctcctccctcaACAGACTTGTCCCACGCTCAACCCTCATATGCGGGATTGAAAGGAGGGGGTGGAGGCGGAGTAGGAGGCGGAGGCGGAGGGGGCAGCGGATCAGATGAGGCTATCCGCTCCATCCTAGAGCAAGctaggagagagatggaggccCAACAAGCTGCACTGGAGCCCATCCTCAAAGCTTCTTCATCTTCGTCCTCTATAGCATCACTATCTCAGAGGGACCTCCTGAGCTCTCCGCTCACCGCTCCCCTCCCCCCTTACAACCCCTTGGCACTCTCCCTCAAGAAGCCTCCCAGCTCCCTCTtgtcctccccctcctccccgtCTCCAGTCCTGGACTTCAGCTCCAGCGTGAAGAGAGAGGGCAGGGCTTCTTCAGGGATCGACTTGTCGGCTGACGGAGCTCTCAGGCTGAGTCGGAGCTCCGAGGGGCTGGGCCGCTCTGGAAGCGCTGGAGGAGTGGGTTACtggagagagcagtggtggagCAACATGCATACAGACCCCCGCAGGAGCGTATCCAACCAGATAGGAGAGGAGAACCACAACCTGGAGGACTCCAAAGAGGTGAGGGGAAGCTAAACCAAAAGCTTTTGTGTGCAGTTTACCTGCCccctttttctgcttttattacTGTGTTTTCACTCTACAGCACTCGCATGTCTGACCTATTCTCCTGATGTGTGTTTTAGGGAATATTGAGTGATAGTCTGTCTCGACACAAACCGTGGAACAAGCTGAACCAGAGGAGCAGGGAGCCATACCTCCGCATGCAGCCATGGCTCAATGGAGACCAGGGGCAAAACTCACACATCCAGCAAGCTCAGAACCAAGGTAAACAAATCACATGCACATACGCACTTCAGCACATCAAGTATATGGATTCACACAACCAGGCTCCTTGGGCTAGAGCATTACTCTGAAAGCCTGATTAGAGCTAGTGGCTAGTTGTTACTGTCAGTCTGTCactcacccctcccctccctcccttcctcttaCCCcagcccccacccccccaatCCCTACTCCTCCCACCATCCCCCCATCCCCAGTGCTGTGGCAGTGTCAGCCAGCAAGCTGCTGGTTTGTCATGTCATAGACAAGTTAGTGTTGCAGCGCCAGAtggcagctctgtgtgtgtgtgtgtttgtgtgtgcatgcgtgtgcgtgtctctctttctctctggggGTGTAAACAGCAGCTAATGTACACTGACAGCTCCTCATGACTGCTCTCTTCCAGCCTGCTGAGCTGCACAACAGTActacacagacagagacagggagATGAAGGAATAGGAGGAGGAAGCCAAAAAAGCTTCAAACTGAAAACTTAAGCAcctttgctgtttgtttaacaGGAATTAAATTAGTTGATGTAGTATGACTGAAGTCCCTCCCAAAGCCAGCagggagaggagatgaaacTCTTGTTTTCTTACATAGTAACATGTCTCCTAACCTACATGATCTTACCCGCCCTGTCTGTTCTCCTCAAGCAGAGGGTACTCCCAAGACATCAGCAAGCTGCAGCCCCGCTCCAGAGTCACCCCTCAGCTCAGCTGAGGAGTCTGTCAACGGTCTAACAGGCGATCCGCTGGCTTCACAGTCCTCCAGTCTCAAACCTCCGTCTGAGGATCCCTCAGGTGGGGAGTCTCAGCCCGGCACCCCGCTGCCTCTACCTGGTCACTCGGGTCTCAGCATCCAGGAGATGGTTGCAATGTCTCCTGAGCTTGATACTTACGCCATCACCAAGAAGGTTAAGGAGGTGCTGACTGATAATAACCTTGGTAAGAAAGGTAGAAATGTGCAGTTTGGTTGCTCTTTCCCTTTCCTGTGCTctctttattgatttatttgttgtaaCTTTGAGTCAGTTGTCTGAAATGACCGTTACTCTTGTCTTCTCTCCTAATCAGGTCAACGTTTGTTTGGGGAGACTATCCTGGGTCTGACTCAGGGTTCTGTCTCAGACCTGCTGGCCAGGCCCAAACCCTGGCACAAGCTCAGCCTGAAGGGCAGGGAGCCCTTCGTACGCATGCAGCTCTGGCTCCAAGACCCACACAGTGTGGAGAAACTCATGGATATGAAACGCTTGGAGAAGAAAGGTGTGTAGTTCAAAGCTCAATGAGGAGAAATAAACGCACACTCCGTATAGACCAGCATGCCGTcagaaataataaacaaaagactgacagaaaaacCTTCATGTCATGTGCTTAagcatgcatttattttatgaatacactcatataaaaacacaagcagcagcCTTTGAATTACACAtgcacatctgcacacacaatATCCTTTGTGCAGGACAGCAGAGCATGTTGTGCAGATCACAGTCATCTTGGTGTGATGTCAGTACCAATCAGGACTGCAGACATCACATACTGCATTAGATGTGACAGCTATGGGACTGCCGGGGGCCTGCTTACTCACAGTCATCAGCACTCCtcttcatcatcgtcatcatcataataatcatCAGTGTCTATAAGCttgtatttttatcatttgttcGCCCATAGCGCACTCTATCACTCCATCATTCTGATTTCTCCTTCTGTTCGCATGATGCGTTCGAGAATCAGCAAAGCCAAGAGGCCTCCTAGTGGCCTCAGCGACCCCCCCGACTGCCCACTTGAAGCCCCCTTTCTGTGGAGACAGGATACACATATTTGAGCCTGCCAGTAGGCACAAGCATCCAGGATCAGTTTACCCTCCTGATAGCGCAAACTACACACAAGGGCGAAAAACATAACTGACCTCACGCCAGTGTGTTTGGGGGGTGGACGTGTGGGGTTACTCTCTGTTCAACTTCATTTTAGATTATTGACCCCAAAGTAATGCATCCAAATAGCAACTGGGAATAGTCCAGGCCAACAGCAGAGCCCAGAGGAAAGACATGGACCTAGTCTAGAGTAACCACATTTGACCTCTCACCCTTGTGGTACAAGCCTGGGAGGTAGCACACAACTTTCAGAGTGGTCTAACCTTGCTCtgagggtttttttcccccctgcaACACTAATATATCTGGCAGCATGTATTGGGGTTGAGAAAATGTCAACCTCAATGCATAGCTGCCATGAGCTGTTCATTTTCAGCCGCTGGTGCCTGAAGTGAATGGTGCTACTTGTTTGCTATAAAATGGAAGAGATGCTTTCATTGTTAGAATTTGTGAGAAACGCAATAGCACCCCCTAGTGTCAGATACTGATGCTGACAGGattctttttttcacaacagTGTCTGATGCACCATCATTAACACTAAACATTTCCAGTTGGCATGCATTTTTTCAGAGATAAAATATTCATTGTGATGATGATCTGCTGACAAAGACACTCTGGCCCACGcctttaaactttttttgaaCTACTGGTTTACCACCTAAAGTCTGCTAAGCACTGAAATTGAGCCCAGCACACAGTGTTgatgctgatttaaaaaaaaaaataaaataggcATCCCCTGCAAAGAATGCCAATAAAATTTTCCAAAACAGTCCAATCAGATGGTCCATAATGGCTGTTTGGGCTTCATTAGttctactttatatatttaaatattgctTGACAGATTGCATGCACATCCGGGAAGATACCAGCCTATGTTTCCTACATTAAGTTTaaacaaatgactgaaataGGATATTCTAATGTAGATCACCAGTCTGTtacatatataattttattattgaaaTTCCCAGTACTTGTTTATtacttaaatatgttttctactaaccctcttgtttttgtgtgactGTTCAGCTTACATGAAGAGGCGGCTGAGCTCCTTGAGTGATAACCATTCTGTGGACGCGGGCTTAGTGGGGCCAGATTACGTCCAGGGCTCACAGAGCCCGGGACAGCAGCATCTGAAGAAGCCCAGGGTGGTGTTGGGCCCCGAGGAAAAGGAGGCCCTGAAAAGGGCGTACCAGCAGAAGCCCTATCCCTCCCCGAAAACCATTGAGGAGCTGGCCTCCCAGCTCAACCTGAAGACCAGTACTGTCATCAACTGGTTCCATAATTATAGGTCAGCATTTGggtaaaaaatgacacaattatATTAACTTATTGCCCTCTAGTGTTTGCTTTCCAAGTAGAGTGGGACAGGACTTAACTGTTCTTCAAAGGAGATTTCATGTCATTTATGTCAGTCTAATTTACATGACAGCAGTTCTATTTCTATATAAACATAGCTTTGTCTTTGTTGCAGTTAATAACTTAACTCTGTTAAATTCCTACCCGAGTATATTTTTGCATTTGACAAATCTTGTTGTATTGTTAAATAGCTTAAAAAGTACCACAACCTGCATGGCCTTCAGTTACCAGCCTGTTCCTCTTGAAAGGACAGCAGTGCACAGTATTTCCAGTGTTCAGGATGTGTTATTTCTGACAAATTGAATTTCAGGATTTGAGTAGCGTGACTGAACTCATGTGTCTCTACTAGGTCACGTATCCGGCGAGAGCTCTTCATAGAGGAGATCCAGGCAGCTGGAGGGCTAGGACCTGGCAGTGAGGGGGGCTCCCCTTCTCTCCGCGGGTCCAAATCAGGAGAGGGGGACAGCTGTGATGGGACAGAATCTGAGGGCACAGTGGAGACACGCCAGGGACTGGGCATCGGCCTGGAGGATCACAGAGGGGCATGCAAAGACCACGACATGGAGGCTGAGTCTGAGGCAGGGGGCTCTAATAACTCCCCTGCTCAGATAGACTGCACCACCTCAGGCTTAGCCGGGCCAGGCTCCAGCTGTGGACAGGGAGGACTGGGGCTCTTCAGCCTCACAGAGGCATCCTCCAGTAGCTCTGCCTCTAGTACTAACATCCCATCCTCTGGCCCTGCCAGAAACCCCAGGGACAACAATCTGCGCAAGAAGAAGGCAGCCAATCTCAATAACATCATCCACAGGCTGGAGAAGGCTGCCAGCAAAGAGGATCCCTCAGAGTGGGAGTTCTAGCTCCTCCTGACCATCCTTCATCCCTCTCGTCTCATAACCTCACGACCTCTAACCTTGGACCCCTCCTGCTCTGTTCCAGTTGGAGAGTGGACACAGCCAAAGTCAAGCTCAGCAGCCATTTTTATTACATAGAAGCTTTCcgaaaagaggaaagaaacaaagagtgGTTGGCAAAACCCTTAAAAGAAGATTTACTGAATACCTAGAAGAACAAAATAAGAGAACTTAAgtgtctctcctttttttttaactgagttttgtttttgtactgagAAAAGCACTTAGCCGTCCTGCTGGCCTCCGGCCCTGCTGTACCTCCCCCTATCACCAGCCACTGGTGCACCAGACTGGTTAGTCCTGAGCTGGGGTCTGACCCACAGCTGGGGTTGAAACCTGGACTCAGTAACACAGGCAAGGCCTGACACAGCAGCTGTCACAGTGATAGACactgatagatgatagatagagaCAGGAACTCTCTTACAAGAACTCTCACTTTCTTAAAGGAGATTTTTTCCGCTCTTCTTCTCACCTCCCAAGTGTCCACAAACCTCCCCTCACTCAGTGAGACGCCTCATTTTTCACACTGTAGAGTGACTGTTACAAACCCTTTGCCTTTTTCACtcactgcgtgtgtgtgtgtgcgtgtttgtatgTTAGGGGTTGTGTCAGTGTGcacctgtgagtgtgtgtgtgtgtgtgtgtgtgtgtgtgtgtgtgtgtgtgtttattatacACACCtaaagtggtgtgtgtgtatgttctctTCTCAATGGcagcatgttttctttttatctcaCTCCTACACTCTTAAGAGGGTAGTGGAAGGCCTGCCGGCTGAGCTGCCATGGTTACTGATGTAAGAAAGATAAACTTTGACCTGTTGTGTCCCATATCCTATCCTGCTGACAGCCATGTGATGGCCAGAAGGATCTCTTAATtcctcacaaacacacgcactcatctgaagaggaaggaaggaaggaaccCTCTTTTTGCCTCCTTAAACCCTTCTTTTAAGGATGAAGGATGATCTCTTTTTTTGATATTGCAATTTGGTTGCCAATAAGAGATTGCACAGTCTAATGACTCTAAAGAGTACAAAATAGGGAATTTTAGGAAGCATTTTTAATTAGTACGAAAtaagaacagaaaataaaagaataacgagttactgtttaaaaaaaaaaaaaacgaattAGAATGGAATAATGTTGCATTGTTGAAATACGATACAATGAATTCACGTAGTACTGTAGCTGTCTGACATGGTGATACTATACGTGTCTCTTGTTGTTTTTAGGTTGTGCACGTCACAGCTTTACCCGGCACTGGACctgctgggtgtgtgtgtctgcaccacCGACTAATTTTCtctgttcacaaacacacatctttttATAGGCCAAATcaggaagagtgtgtgtgtgtatgtatgtatgtatgtttgtctgtgtgtgtgcgtgtgtgtgtgtgtgtgtgtttgtgtgtcttgtgtgcatttgtatttgCCTGCATGTAAGTCAGGGTCGAGGTCAATTCACTctgaattaaattaaagattaaattgattaaattcatgactttaaaaaaaaaaaaggagaaaaaaagggcGAATGAATtgcaatgtacagtatttgattAATCTGTACTTCCTGTTGATCGCCATGAAAGTGAATTCACCCCAACCCTGGTGTGAGTAGTTACCACTCTCCTCCAGTCTATCCTGTATCCAGGGATGTAAGTCTTTTGCATTGAATTCTACTGTATACACTACAAATTATAAGGCATATCACTTCCTCCCTGTCCCACACAAGCCCTCAGTGCCTGTCAGCCCACTGCCtcccctttgtgtgtgtgtatgtgtttgtgtgtatatgtgtgtgtgtgtgtgtttgcgtgggTGCATGTACACGCATGCCAGTCAATACATGCGTGTGCACAAAGCGTGTGCGATTGAGGAGTGTTCAGTGTTTCCAATGAGTGGGGTCATATTTCGTATCTACTTGCACACACTACTAGTGCACAACTGACACCCTTCTTTTTAAGCTGTTTGATGCGTTACCATTACATTAATCTTCTCACAAAGTAGTGTAATACTATGATTTACTGTAGCTTGGTTTTATTGCTATTTTGCATTTATAGTTTGGTTTTTATTCTGCTTATTTATAGGtgctgtatttttcatttaatgtctTATCATTTGAGTTGTCTATTTTTTAAGGGATTATACTGTTCCTGAGGGCAAGTAACATTTTTATTAGACGTATAGACTGCCGGCAGTATTGGTTAATATTTACAAAGATGTACTAGTTCTCATTTGTTTGTATATTCATGAATCCTAAAGTTTAGTGTCATTTCAATAgctttgaaaaatgtgtttgctaCAGTTCATGCTCCCGTAAGCATAAAGCTTTTACCACAACAGTTATGCTCTTAAATTGCTAGCTAGAGAATCAAAGGACATATCAAGATCAGTGAATATATGATAGCATatctcttttcctgttttctatctccaataatgtttttttttttgttttgttttgttttgtttttttgttcggCTGTTTCTTGGGCAAGCCCAACACTAACGCTCGGCAGGGCATGCAGCTTCTTTTAGATAGAGTTCGCCCACTCGTTAATCACATTAACATAATTATCAGGTCCAAATGTATACACTTTGTCAAATAGGTCAAATGAAATTACCTAAAACGTGAGAATACATGTTAACTTGACAGAGGTCATATCTGCCAAATTGAGATTAGAGAAGTGTACCAGCTAGCAGGTGTGCTATGCCAGATTGAACAGATAGCCAGCCTATGATTATGCAGAATTTCTATAGCAGTCCATAACAAAGCACTTATTAGGATCTTTTTTGAAGACTTAACCTAGGACAGGGTCTGCAAACACTACAACACGAGTACGATCCCAGGATCCTGGGACATGTATGCCTTTTTTAAAAGTGGTTGTGAACCAAGCACAGACTCTCATCTGCATGCTAACACTAAAATTCAAGCATAAGATAGCTATACCCATGTTTTCTACATGATAAGCTGTATTCTTATACAGCAAGCCCCGTATTTCAAACTGCAGATAACTGTGTGAACAGAACGGGCCATTGTCCTGTACAGTTGTAGATATTATTAGTAACCACCTGTTTTGGTTTCTATCCGAAATCCAGTCCATCCTTAAGCCTCCCCTTTCCCTTGAATGTACATCCAGATATATTGGCAGCCTGTCAAAAAATACTGATAACCTCATTGCACTGCATTAAGATTCATTagttaaaattggattttctaATGTATCTAGCAATTGTAAAATTCCTCCAACATTGGCTCTTCCTGTGGACGACTGATGTAAaacttctgtctctctgcagaatACTGAAGGCCTATCATCTTCTTTTGGACTGCTTGGACTGGACGACCACAGTATGTTTTATGGTGATGAATAGCTACTGTAAAGTATAAGCACTTAACCCATTAGCCATTTTATAGCCAGATCCATCAACTCACCTAAACCATGTGAGATCATCAGATTTGTGCCTTTAACTGCCAAGCAGGGCACCAAACTAGTGATGTCATTAGATGTTGACGATTTCACCTGATTTCTTCATAATATGTCCCACATCCTGATCCAAAATTTATTTCTCATACACCTCATGTTGGTACTTAAAAGTCGACTTATTCTCAGCTCTCTGGAGAGGGTTGTATACTGTTTAATTGCTGGAGTGCAGTGAAACagtaaaaagaggaagaaaaaaaaaaaaggaaaaaaaaaaaaaaggcgagAGAACGAACTTGTGTATTCTTATGACTGACCTGCAGACGTGTTTGGGTCCGGGTCTTATTTCAGACAGATGTTTTCCCACAATGCATTTCTTACGTTGTACATACCTTACTAGCAGCGAAAGGCCAGAGCATTGAATGAAGGAGGAAGCATGCAGAAACAGCGTACACTGTAATAACACTGAATTTATTCATAGggcattttgtatttttctgtttgtgtcagGTTTGCTGTGACATTAATAACGGCACTACAGGTATTGATATGACGTGTGCCAATTCTAATGGTTATTTGGAAAAGAGACGTGTAAATACAGTCGATCAAGTAGCTATTGATTCACTATTGTCACAGTATGCTTTTGTTTGAaggcaggaggagagaagggaCGATTCAGGACTTTTCCATGATCCACAGATATTTTTCTACAAATTTAAATCAGATGATTCTATACACTGTTGAATAACATTGTAAAGGTGTAACAGATGCTGTATATCATATCATGTTTTCTGAAGTCGTAAAGCTTTACTGTATGATCTGTTGAAGTAGTGGTTATTCATTTGACACATTAGTTGTAATGGAAGCCCGAACAGCAGCACTGGTCACCatattcaggaaaaaaaaaaaaaaaaaaagaaagaaagaaagaaaaacctcagatgttttttgtaataCTTTTAGAATATATCTTATGAAGTGGGTTTTGTAAGGAAACACTTTCCGAATCAGTGGTGCTGTATGCATAGCACACTCAgtagtacatacacacacaatacagcaCAATACACTCATCCTTTAAACCCCCTCACCCCATCCCCTCCACTTTACTTGcgtgctttttgttgttttttttcaatcacCTCTCACATTGGCTTCAGCATATTTTAAGTCTTAAGCCATTTCTTCGTATATCTtctcgattttttttttttttttttcacgctTAACTGTACAATTAACACCCAGAGATCAACTCTGGAACAATAAACATTTCAACGATGCTCGCAAGACTTAAAAGAGGAAGCAAAAAGCCAAATAGTGAAGTAGTTATCCACCTCTGTTGAAAAAGGTTGCTGACAGTTTTTCCGTATGTTGCTACCTAGTGTCGTCGCTTCAGTTCACCCATAGCTTAAACCACAGTGTAGTCTGACAACCAAATGACCCGGGGAGATCTTCACACCCCCCGCTTTGGAAAGCTTTAAGATGCTTGTTGAGACTTTAGCAAGTTCAGAGTGTTTTTAGATGATTTTCCAACCTGTCATCAACAACGTGGAAGTAATAACTCTCATAACTTCTCCCACTGCTtcttttgtgagtgtgtgtgtgcgcatacgtgtgtgtgtgttgtagtacAAAAGGCTGCATGACTGTAAAGGGATGGTTAAGATGCTTTTTGAAAGTTGtttcccccctccccccaagCACTTCTGTCACTCCTGAGATGCTTTTATTCTCCTTTGGGGTCTCCCTCCCTTTCGTTTTTCCTCATGTATCAttgtttctttatctttctATTTACTAAACGtatcatgttgtttgttctcAGCACTGTAAAACAGTCCCTTCTACAACATTGAAAAGCAATATCACTGTATGAAACGTTCACAATGTATTTGTTATGATTGACATTtgattcatcatcattattattcacATGCACCCTAGGTGTGATAATTGAAGTAAATCTCTTTTATACAAATACTAAAAGTGTGCTgtggtagttttttttaaaaaaatgtcttgttgGAAACGTGTTTTGTTGAACACATGGATTGTACTGTGGAATAAGTATTCTCAGAGAAAGAGATCTGTTGAGGTGGTTAGAAAACCAGGAAAGGCTCAGAAAGTAGGAATGTGGGGCACAAAAGGGAATCTAAAAGGGGTTTTCAGAGATGTTTGTGGATATTGGACTGCTTCTACCATTTACAGCTGCCACAGGTGAGTCTTTTGGAGAACTATAAACCTAAATAAATCAGAAGACAAATGAGAAATCCGAATGGGAAGAAATAATCTTttatcttttcctctctgccctCCTCGACAGGCCGCTACACGGAGCTGCAGGTGGAGTTTTCAGCTGCGGTGCGGACCAGTGCGGAGCAGAAGGAGCTCATCCTGAAGCTGGAGCACGACTTGAGCACCATCCAGGCCATGTCCTCTGTGCCTCGCCCCGACGCAGACGGGTCCGAGGTCGGCAACATTGGGAACATCCCAGAACCAATCAAAGAGGCCACTGCAATGTTTGCTGGTACGTCCCTGAATTTAAAAGGTTGAACAAGTCATTGTATGAATTTTAAAGCCACTGAACACAAATTAAGGGAGTGTTTGAAAATTATGTGGGCGGGGAGGAGAGCTGAACATTATGTTTAACtttcttttgttgttattaagagaaaaacatcttcacccaacaataaaacaacgtataataaataatataacataataaatTAGTACAACCATACagagaatttaaaataatatactACAATTTAAACCTTACATGTTAACGGAATAATAATTTTCACACATTCCTCCAATTCACACAATACAAGTGGAATTAACTATTGCCAAAATTAcagcaaacataacaaaatgatGTCTTTCTTTTACCATTTATTCCAGCCGTCTGTTATTTTGTGTCGCTGTCACCTTTTTATATGAAGCATTCATAATTTTTTGGCACACTTAATGTGCTGTTCTGCTTTCTGCTAAGATGCTTTCTGCTGAACTCCTTAATAATTTTCGTACACTCCCTAAGTATGTATTTATAACATTGAATATTCCTAACTAAATAAtagcaataacaataaaagtttGGGGAAAAAAGTCTTA is a window from the Thunnus thynnus chromosome 7, fThuThy2.1, whole genome shotgun sequence genome containing:
- the cux1b gene encoding cut-like homeobox 1b isoform X1; translated protein: MAANAGSMFQYWKRFDLQQLQKELDATATQLANRQDESEQSRKKLIDLSREFKKNTPEDLRKQVAPLLKSFQGEIDALSKRSKEAEAAFLNVYKKIIDVPDPVPVLELAQQLQLKLQRMHDIETENTKLRETLEDYNKEFAEVKNQEVTIKALKEKIREYEQSLKNQAENLAQEKQLQLHNDYAEKERKLQESQDSMSSRLEEAEHKAQSLQTALETTQAELFDLKTKYDEESTAKADEIEMVMTDLERANQRAEAAQREAESLREQLSLSNQSQQLSSPTKADPDTEQAVEVASHSSLEAELRAKERETAQLVEDVQRLQASLTKLRETTSSQITQLEQQLSSKTAVLKELEEKLQKQADYEEVKKELSILKSMEFGTSDSVQDSSKPLEVLLLERNRSLQSESAALRISNTELSGPAGQKGTEESTPKEETMPSDPSSSPPPPPPSLPSSSQLPLSRTYTDPLNTATTTTTTSSSETHPFTPTGIGQDFYSPVFPLVGGKMALNSLIQRQLLQTFYSKALQESSGIPSGALLFTPFTPTLSSIPTSTPGSGSAAIPLAASSPQPPPASPDMAPVNGSSTAGSAPSPSPSHSDATTGSVLDGEDMDTAEIARQVKEQLIKHNIGQRVFGHYVLGLSQGSVSEILARPKPWNKLTIRGKEPFHKMRQFLADEQNILALRSIQGRQREGSGQPQLSRMFQDVPKRRALSNTASHTGNITARVRTPEAGSDEAIKSILEQAKRELQVQKADLSHAQPSYAGLKGGGGGGVGGGGGGGSGSDEAIRSILEQARREMEAQQAALEPILKASSSSSSIASLSQRDLLSSPLTAPLPPYNPLALSLKKPPSSLLSSPSSPSPVLDFSSSVKREGRASSGIDLSADGALRLSRSSEGLGRSGSAGGVGYWREQWWSNMHTDPRRSVSNQIGEENHNLEDSKEGILSDSLSRHKPWNKLNQRSREPYLRMQPWLNGDQGQNSHIQQAQNQAEGTPKTSASCSPAPESPLSSAEESVNGLTGDPLASQSSSLKPPSEDPSGGESQPGTPLPLPGHSGLSIQEMVAMSPELDTYAITKKVKEVLTDNNLGQRLFGETILGLTQGSVSDLLARPKPWHKLSLKGREPFVRMQLWLQDPHSVEKLMDMKRLEKKAYMKRRLSSLSDNHSVDAGLVGPDYVQGSQSPGQQHLKKPRVVLGPEEKEALKRAYQQKPYPSPKTIEELASQLNLKTSTVINWFHNYRSRIRRELFIEEIQAAGGLGPGSEGGSPSLRGSKSGEGDSCDGTESEGTVETRQGLGIGLEDHRGACKDHDMEAESEAGGSNNSPAQIDCTTSGLAGPGSSCGQGGLGLFSLTEASSSSSASSTNIPSSGPARNPRDNNLRKKKAANLNNIIHRLEKAASKEDPSEWEF
- the cux1b gene encoding cut-like homeobox 1b isoform X3; translated protein: MAANAGSMFQYWKRFDLQQLQKELDATATQLANRQDESEQSRKKLIDLSREFKKNTPEDLRKQVAPLLKSFQGEIDALSKRSKEAEAAFLNVYKKIIDVPDPVPVLELAQQLQLKLQRMHDIETENTKLRETLEDYNKEFAEVKNQEVTIKALKEKIREYEQSLKNQAENLAQEKQLQLHNDYAEKERKLQESQDSMSSRLEEAEHKAQSLQTALETTQAELFDLKTKYDEESTAKADEIEMVMTDLERANQRAEAAQREAESLREQLSLSNQSQQLSSPTKADPDTEQAVEVASHSSLEAELRAKERETAQLVEDVQRLQASLTKLRETTSSQITQLEQQLSSKTAVLKELEEKLQKQADYEEVKKELSILKSMEFGTSDSVQDSSKPLEVLLLERNRSLQSESAALRISNTELSGPAGQKGTEESTPKEETMPSDPSSSPPPPPPSLPSSSQLPLSRTYTDPLNTATTTTTTSSSETHPFTPTGIGQDFYSPVFPLVGGKMALNSLIQRQLLQTFYSKALQESSGIPSGALLFTPFTPTLSSIPTSTPGSGSAAIPLAASSPQPPPASPDMAPVNGSSTAGSAPSPSPSHSDATTGSVLDGEDMDTAEIARQVKEQLIKHNIGQRVFGHYVLGLSQGSVSEILARPKPWNKLTIRGKEPFHKMRQFLADEQNILALRSIQGRQRGNITARVRTPEAGSDEAIKSILEQAKRELQVQKADLSHAQPSYAGLKGGGGGGVGGGGGGGSGSDEAIRSILEQARREMEAQQAALEPILKASSSSSSIASLSQRDLLSSPLTAPLPPYNPLALSLKKPPSSLLSSPSSPSPVLDFSSSVKREGRASSGIDLSADGALRLSRSSEGLGRSGSAGGVGYWREQWWSNMHTDPRRSVSNQIGEENHNLEDSKEGILSDSLSRHKPWNKLNQRSREPYLRMQPWLNGDQGQNSHIQQAQNQAEGTPKTSASCSPAPESPLSSAEESVNGLTGDPLASQSSSLKPPSEDPSGGESQPGTPLPLPGHSGLSIQEMVAMSPELDTYAITKKVKEVLTDNNLGQRLFGETILGLTQGSVSDLLARPKPWHKLSLKGREPFVRMQLWLQDPHSVEKLMDMKRLEKKAYMKRRLSSLSDNHSVDAGLVGPDYVQGSQSPGQQHLKKPRVVLGPEEKEALKRAYQQKPYPSPKTIEELASQLNLKTSTVINWFHNYRSRIRRELFIEEIQAAGGLGPGSEGGSPSLRGSKSGEGDSCDGTESEGTVETRQGLGIGLEDHRGACKDHDMEAESEAGGSNNSPAQIDCTTSGLAGPGSSCGQGGLGLFSLTEASSSSSASSTNIPSSGPARNPRDNNLRKKKAANLNNIIHRLEKAASKEDPSEWEF